The Hemitrygon akajei unplaced genomic scaffold, sHemAka1.3 Scf000206, whole genome shotgun sequence genome has a window encoding:
- the LOC140724404 gene encoding von Willebrand factor D and EGF domain-containing protein-like — MKFWFHCFEKPVRKVVIDLSLRLTPLTAESEEVVGGPVSLQFTQQHLIGSRTMSPAELRVVLLILGFLVTDSALGDPCVTHTILDQPWRSTDCSHTECTGGQWMSDGNLTVGWYRFNSSGGWKIPETVVPQGGCSGETPGWLNGSHPNVGEGEVTRTVCFTWDKNICYQRREIRVKNCSGYFVYWLCPTPPSYAVYCTEPLSDSTQERQGSVTGEPGPGLTTSPAGSLSSDLEASTLDQSTGLSTGEHTQELSSVPAGDTSSDSHSGTTWQPQGSTTREPMRDLSSTPAGSSSSEADSQSGTTQETLVSVIG; from the exons atgaag ttctggttTCATTGCTTCGAGAAGCCGGTGCGGAAGGTAGTCATTGACCTGTCGCTGCGTCTGACACCACTCACAGCAGAGAGTGAGGAGGTTGTAGGTGGTCCCGTCTCCCTTCAGTTCACACAGCAACACCTCATCGGGAGTCGCAC aatgtcACCAGCTGAACTGAGGGTTGTGCTGCTGATCCTGGGTTTTCTGG tcacagactccgcactcggtgatccgtgtgtaacccacaccatcctggatcagccctggaggagcacggatTGTTCCCACACAGAGTGCACTGGTGGACAATGGATGAGTGATGGGAATCTTacagtgggatggtacagatttaacag ttccggaggatggaagattccggAGACGGTCGTTCCACAGGGTGGCTGTTCCGGGGAGACCCCAGGCTGGTTAAATG gttcccatcccaacgtgggagagggggaggtgaccaggaccgtctgtTTCACCTGGGATAAAAACATCTGTTACCAGAGAcgggagatcagggtgaaaaactgctccggttactttgtgtattggctgtgtccaacacccccgagttacgctgtgtactgtacag AACCTCTGTCGGACTCAACTCAGGAACGCCAGGGATCGGTGACTGGAGAGCCTGGTCCAGGGTTGACCACCAGCCCAGCAGGGTCTCTGAGCTCAG actTGGAGGCTTCCACATTGGACcagtctacaggattgtctactggagaacacacccaggaactgtcctctgtcccagcgggagacacatcctcag ATTCCCATTCAGGCACAACTTGGCAACCACAGGGATCAACAACCAGAGAACCTATGCGAGATTTATCCTCCACCCCAGCAGGCTCTTCAAGCTCAGAAGCAGATTCCCAGTCAGGTACAACTCAGGAAACTCTAGTATCAGTGATCGGATAA